Genomic segment of Gemmatimonadota bacterium:
AATCACCACGGCCCAGGGTCATTCGCTGACCAATGTGCCCATCAGTTGGACCGTGACGGCCGGTGGTGGCACCATCGCGCGTGAGGACACCGTGGGTGGATCGCTTGTGTGCAACGCGACGGTGGGCTCTTCATTCGACGCGGTCACAAACACTTCAGGCAAGTCGCACGCCTGCTGGACGCTTGGCGCCATTGCGGGGACGAACACCGTCACCGCGACGGCAAGTGCCGGTGGCGATGCGCCGGCGGGTGTGACGTTTGTGGCGACCGGCACCAGCTGGACGACGACCGCCGCCAAAGCCGTCGCGACGCTTACGCTCAGCGGGCTCGATCAGACGTATAACGGTGACGCCAAGAGCGTGACGGTCACTACTACACCTGCCTCGCTTTCGCTGGTCAACGTGACCTACGGCGGCTCAACGACAGCACCGAAAACCGCCGGTAGCTATGCGGTGGTCGCCACGCTCGACAATCCGAGTTATCAGGGAACGGCGAGTGGCACACTCGTAATCGCGCAGGCATCTCAGTTGCCGCTCAGCATCACATCGCCGGCTCCGGGTGCGGCGTTTGGCGGAACGGTGCAGTTGTCCACCGATGGCGGCAGCGGCACTGGTACCGTGACGTACGACGCTACGGGCTCAACGGCATGCACGGTCACTGCCGGTGGACTCGTGAGCATCACGCACGGCACCGGCACGTGCTCCGTTACGGCCTCGAAGGCTGCCGACACGAACTACGGCTCCGTCAGCTCGAGCGCGTTCACGCTCACGGTGAGCAAAAAGAACACAACGATCACGCTGAGCAATCTCGGTTACACGTACGACACCACACCCAAGAGTGCGACGGCGACGACGGACCCGGCTGGACTCGCCGGCGTCGCCATTACATATGATGCGAGCGCTACGGCTCCGACGAATGCCGGGAACTACGCCGTCGCCGCATCGCTCGATAATCCGGATTACGCCGCGCCGACCGTGACGGGAACGCTCACGATCGCCAAGGCCAACCAGGCAACGCTGCTCGTGAATGCGCCGCCCTCGGCCACGTTCAACAGCGGCACGGTGCAGTTGACCACGAGCGGTGGCAACGGCGGCGGCGCGGTGACGTATGACGCCAGCACCACACCACTTGTCTGCTCGGTGAACGCGACCTCTGGGGCGCTGACGATTCTCGTCGGTACCGGTTCGTGCGTGGTATCCGCGGCCAAGGCCGGTGACACAAACTACAATGGCACAACGTCTGCCACGGCCTCCATCACGCTGAACAAGGGCAGTCAGAGCATCACCTTCAGCCCACTAGGCGGCAAAACGTATGGCGATGCCGCGTTCAGTGTGAATGCGACGGCTTCTTCATCGTTGGCGGTGAGCTTCGCGGCGGGCGCAACGGACAAGTGCACAGTCTCGGGTAACACCGTCACGCTCACGGGCGCCGGAAACTGCACCATCACCGCTTCGCAGGCTGGCAACGGAAACTTTGCTGCCGCCACGCCGGTGCCGCAGACCTTTGCGATTGCCCAAAAGGCAGCAACGGCGACCGCGGGCAGCGGCAGTATGAACTTCGGCTCGGCGGTGCCGTCGCTCCCGTGCGTGGTGAGCGGCCTGCTCGGCTCGGACGCCGTGACGTGCAGCACCACGGTACCAGCCATCACGGTTGGCACGCTCGTCACCACGGCGTCGCTGAATGCGGCGGCGGCCGCGACGAACTATTTGTGGAACTACGTTGATGGCGCGCTTGTCGTGAACAGTCTGGTCTACACGCAGTACAACTGCTTTGCCTCGCCAATGACGAGCACCGCGGCGGCGGCCAAGACGGCAGAGCACAACTCCACGGTGCCGCTCAAGTGCAAGCTGCTGGATGGGAGCGGTCGTCCGGTGTCAACGGCCAAGGGCAATCTGACCGTTCAGGATAAGGGCAAAGACGGCACGACGAACGGCTCCACCGTATTCTCGGCGACAAACGTCTTCAGGTACATGACGTCCGACGATGCCGACGAAGGACAGAACTACTATCAGTACAACCTGTCCACCTCCACGAACAGCTACACGAGGGGTCACTACTACCTCGTGACCGCCACGTGGACCGACGGTTCCACCACGAAGGGCTGGATCTTCGTCAAGTAGTGCCTGCAGCTGCCGTACCCCCCGGAACGAAAACGGGCTCCGAGATAATCCGGAGCCCGTTTTCTTCTTCCGCGTCGACCCCGCGGTTATTTCGCCGGCTTGCTCGAGGGAGGCACCAGGTTGTTCATGCGGAGATACGTCACGAGGTTGCCGTAGTGTTCGTTGTCGTGCGTTGCATTCTCCAGCAGCGTGAACAGGCGCGAGTGCGGTGCACCGAACAGATCCACCGTCGCGGCCGACGCCGCATCGGTCTGCGCGTAGGCTTTGGCGCAGTACGCATTCGAGCTCTTCATGGCGTCGATGAGCGCGGCCTTCGTCTTGGCGGCTTTCTCGACCGCATCTTCGGCGGGAGGCTTCTCACCCATCGCGATGGCGCAGAACATCCGCTGCGATCCGGCGACATGGCCGATCAACTCACCGAACGACCGCACCGCAGGCGTCGGCTTAAACGCGAACTTCTCTTCCGGCATGTCAACCGCGGACTGCACGATGTACTCGGTCACGCCTTTCCAGAGTTCGCGAGCATCGGCCATGGGCGATGATGCCGGCTTGCCCTGCGCAAACAATGGCGTGCTCACGCAGGCGAGCACCAACAGAGAACGGAGATTCATGAGAAGAGGGGTGTGAGGGGGGACGAAACCAATCCGCCGCGACGCGGCGCTCCAGACGAATTACCCTGCTCCCGCCAAAAATCGCAAGCGCTCATTTCGATTTATCTGCCGGTGTACACGCCGCTGTTCCATTCCTGAAGTCCCTCCGCTCCCCCCCAAGCCGTGAGGTCGTTCATGCATCGTTCGAAGCGCTTTGCCGCGCTCATTCCGCTCGTGCTGTTAACCGCCGGCGCACGTCCCGTACGTGCCCCAGAGAGTATTCACGCCAATGAAAACCGGGTCGCCGCTGGCACGCTGGCAAATGGCGTGTGGACCGTGCGGCTCGAAACACGCACTGGCATCTGGCAACCAGAAGGCCCGGAAGGTCGGGCAATCACGGTTGGAGCATTCGCGGAAGTCGGCAAAGCGGCAACCGCCCCAGGACCACTGATTCGCGTGCGCGCAGGAACAACAGTGCACGTCCTCCTCCAGAACAACTACGACGCGCCGCTCACGGTGTCCGGATTTGGTAAGACGCGCGGAGCGTCTGACAGTACCGTCATTGCGCCCCATGCTTCGGCCGACCTGCGTTTCGTTGCCGCTTCGCCAGGCACGTACTACTACACGGCGCATCGTCCACCCCAGGGCGGAAACGTTGCTCCTGAAGATTTGCAACTCGGCGGCGCGATCGTCGTAGATCCTGCGAGCGGGTCGGCGGCAGACCGCGTATTCGTGATTGGTTGGTGGCTCACGGTTGACCCCAAGAGTCCGACCGGATTGGGGCGCGGCACCATGACCATCAACGGACTCTCGTGGCCGCATACCGAACGGCTCGACTACGCGCAGGGTGATTCGGTGCGCTGGCGCGTGGTGAATCTCACGGGCGCCGATCATCCGATGCATCTGCACGGATTCTATTTTCGTGTGAATGCGCGAGGCGATGGGATCACCGACTCGCTCTACACGGCCGAACAGCAGAAGATGGAAGTCACGCAAATCGTCGACCCAGGTGCCACCATGGCTGTGGCCTGGCGCGCGACGCAGCCTGGCAACTGGATCTTTCATTGCCATTATGCGACCCATCTCTCCACCACCGTAGCGCTCGACACGGAAAATGGAGAGATCGACGAATCGATGGCCGAGCATCATATGTCTGATCGGCCGCATCAGATGTATGGACTCGTGATGGGGATTCGCGTGGAGCCACGCGGCGTACAGGCCGCCGCGCCCACTGGGGCGCGTCCTATTCGGCTGATCGTGCGCGAGCAGCCGAAGGTGTACGGCAATCAACCTGGATTTTCATTTGTACTTGGCGGCACACCTGACGAACTGAATCGCGATGCGATGCCCGTGCCCGGCCCAACGCTGGTTCTTGAGCGCGGAAAGCCGGTGGCCATCACGATCATCAATCACTCGATTGACCGTGCCGCGGTGCACTGGCACGGCATTGAACTGGAGAGCTACCCCGACGGCGTTCCGGGGTGGAGCGGTGCCGGCACCAATGTGCTGCCGTCTATCGGACCCGGCGATTCCATTACCGTGCGCTTCACGCCGCCGCGCGCGGGCTCGTTTATGTATCACTCGCATTTCAACGAACTGCGGCAAATCAGCGCGGGGTTGTACGGCTCCATTGTTGTGGTAGAGCCCGGCACACGCCTCAACACGGAAACCGACCGTCTGCTGTTCTTTGGCACTGCGGGCTACGGCATCAATCCGGTCTTTGGCCCGTACCCGGCATTTGTGATGAATGGCCAAACACAACCGGAGCCGATGAACCTCAAGGTAGGAACGAAGTATCGGTTCCGGCTTTTCAATCTCGCCGGTGACGAGCCGCTCCTCGTATCATTGAACGCAGGTGCCACACCAACGGCTTGGCTCCCAGTCGCAAAGGACGGATATCCACTGCAGGCAGCACAGGTCAAGTCGCAAGCGGCCAAATTGGTGTTCGATCCGGGCGAAATATATGATTACGAGTTCACCCCCACGGCCTCCGGCGAGCTGACGCTCTCCTTTGGTCCGGTGCCAGATCCGCCAGGCACACCACCATTGCCGCCGATATTTCAGCCGCGCGCACCCAGGGTAACCGTGCAAGTGCACGTGCATCAGTAGCACACACACAACGGGCTCCGGATTTCTCCGGAGCCCGTTGTTGTTTTGTCGGTCTATTACTTCGGTTCGCGCATGCGCAGCAATCCTTCCTGCGCTACAGACGCTACGAGTTCACCACTCTGCGTGTAGATCGACCCACGCACAAAGCCGCGCGCGCCGGCGGCGACTGGGCTATCCATGGCATAGAGCAACCATTCATCCACGCGGAACGCGCGGTGCATCCATACCGAGTGGTCGAGCGACGCGATCTGCAGGCCGCGCGAACGAAACGGAACGCCGTGCGGCTGTAGCGCCGTGGGAAGCAATCCGTAGTCTGACGCATACGCGAGCACGGCCTGATGAATCCACGCGTCATCGGGCAGCGTGCCGAGTGCACGGAACCAGGTATGGCGCACGGGTGGACGTTTTTCCGATTCGAATGGCGAGAGCGGCTGCACGGGACGCCAGTCAATGGGACGATCCTGCGTCAGCACGGGCCGCAACAGCTCTGGAATTTGGTGCGCCATTTCGCGAATGAGGCTCAACTCAGGCGCCAGCGACTCGGGATCTGGCACATCCGGCATCTCCGCATGGTGCGAGAGCCCCGGCTCTTCGATATGGAACGACGCGGAGAGATTGAAGATCGCGCGTCCATGTTGAATGGCGGTCACGCGACGCGTGGTGAAGCTCGCGCCGTCGCGCAACCGATCTACGAAATACACAATCGGGGCGCTGAGATCACCGGGCAGAATAAAATAGCCGTGCGCGGAGTGCGCGACGCGCGGCCCTTCTACTGTGCGCTGAGCAGCGACCAGCGCCTGCGCAAACACTTGGCCGCCAAAGACGCGGCCGGTGCCAAGGTCGCGGTTGGTGCCGCGGTAGATATTGACCTCGAGCGGTTCGAGGTCGAGCAGGGCGAGGAGTTTGGCGGTGGTATCAGGCATCCTGCAATATCGCACGAATCATCATCCGTGCGACACCGTCGCTCATGCGCGCCAAGGCAGGGGGGTGGCCGAGACGCGCACGAGCGAGGGCGGCCCTGCTACGGCATGGCGCTGCCAGGCGCGGCGCCGGAGCTCTTTTTGACCACCGCACCAAGGGCCTCAATTACCGCGGCTGTTTCCGCAGGTGGGTTGGCCGGATCGGCCCCCAGTTTTTTGGCGACTGCGAGCGCATCGTCTACGGCCTTCTGCGATTCGGCCGACAGTTTTTGCTTTTCCCACCGCGCCGCGCGCGCCACATACTGTGCCGCACGGTCAATATCCTCAGCCACGCGCTCCATCTTCGTAAAGCGCGGCTTGGCCCATCCGTTTGCCGCCAGTTGATGATGATGTTCGGCGAGCAGGTGGTCGTATTCGGCGAATTCTTTTTCTAGCGAGGCCGCGCTTGGCGGGGTCGCGGCGGCGAGTTTGGCGCCGAGCGCGTCGATCTTTGGCTCCGTTTGCATCATCCGGCCGCCAATCACTTCGTCCTTGCAACGCCCCAGTTCCTTTCGGAAATCGAGCGAAACAGCACCCATCTCGCGAGAGGCAAGGCGCGCCTGCTTGCTGGTGAACAACTGAAAGACGTGGTCGGTGCCAATCAGGTCTGCTTGCGCGCCAACGGGACGAGTGGCGACGGCCGCCAACAACACCCCAAGCGCAATGCGTGATACGGTGCGCATGATCACCCTCCAGGCGAGTATCGCCGGACGCGCCGGAACTCGGCGGCGGCCGGAGCTCCTGCACGTTGGCGTGCCTTGGTCCGGAGGCGCCATACCGTATTAGATGACGGGGCGACAGGGAAACGCCGACCACCGCTCGGCACCGGAGCCTCCGAGAGGAGACCCCGGGACGCTGGTTACTTCCGAGTTAGCGTGGCCAGCCCGACTGTGGGATTCCGGGGGTGAGTTTCAGCGCATTCTGGAAGTACACCTTCTTCAGGACGGCATCCGGCAGATCGATGCCGTACAGTTTCCAGAAGGCGTGATAGCCGCGATAGTAATCGAAGTATTCGTCATGCGTTTCGAACACGCGCCAATAGTACGGATACTCTTCTGGCTGAAAGGAGTCTTTGCCAAAGAGAATGCGATCTTGGTAGGTGATAAAGAAATCGTGCGCGCCGCGCGGCTGACGGCCGAGGTCGTACAGCACCGCGCCGAGTTCCGTGTAGACGTTCGGGTAGTCGGTGAGCAGTTTGCCGAGGCGGCCGAGGTCGTTGGCGTACCACGCCATATGCGCGGCGACGAACGTCGTCTTGGGATGTTTGCGGAACAGGTTGTCGCGCTCCGTCATCAAATCTTCGAACTTCGGGAAGCGTTCCGGCGGATAGCGACGATCGGAGAAGAGCGCGAGTTCGAGCCACCGTTCGTTCTTGGAGTCGATGGGCTCGAAGAACTCCTGCGGGTCGGCCGTGTGGATGAACACCGGCAGCTTGAGACGCGCGCAGGCGTCCCAGATTGGATCGAGTTCAGGATCGTCAATTTTGAGACGGCTGCCATCGGGCTTTTTGACGTTGAGGCCGAGGCTTTTTGGAATTTCACCGACGCCTACGGCGCCCGCGGCGACGTCGGCTTCGAGCTGCTTGATGGCGCGCTCGGCCCAGCCCGGCCCAACGTTACTGAAGTTCACGCCAGCCAGCACGCGGACGCGATCCTTCATTTTTGGCGAGGCGTTGATCACCGCCATCGCGCGCTGCAGGCGATCGCCGGACATGTTGTCGGCGGCGACCATCATGCGCACGTTGAGGCTATCGAGCGACGCCCCAAGGCTCGCAATGCTTTCGGCGGAGCCCAGCAATCCCTGCGGATGGCCGTGGAAATCGATGGCCGGGTACTTCGCCTGCGGCACTTTGTGTGCGGGGGTCGTGAGCGTGGAGTGCGGGCGATAATCGAGAATACTGGGTGCCGGAAAGTCCGGCTCGCGGCAGAGGCGTGGCCGAATCTCGGTAGAGCCCGGTGGGCAGCTCTCGCCAGGCGCTATCGTGTTGCCACCGCGACCGCCGCCGCGACCGTTGGTCGGTTGTTGGGCAAAGGCGGGCTGGCTTACGGCCAGTACTGCGGTGAATGTGAAGACGGCTGACGCGAGGCGCACAAAATCTCCGAAGGGGACGAAGGAATGAATCTGGGGCGCGGACGGCTCGTGCGAAACCCGTTTTTCGGACACTCGCTTGAATTTTCAGACGAGTTGCTCACTTCCATCGCCCTCGGCGAAGGCTACGGTATCTTATTCTGATGAATTCCGACCAAACTCCATTTGAGATGCTGGGTGGTGACGCCGCCGTTCACCAACTCGTAGACCGTTTCTACGACCTCATGGAACGCTCGCCGGAGGCCGCGCATGTGCGCGCCATGCACGCAACGTCACTCACGCAGTCGCGGATGAAACTCTATCTGTTTCTCAGTGGCTGGCTTGGAGGGCCGCCGCTCTACGTCGAACGCTACGGCCATCCACGACTGAGGGCGCGGCATCTGCCCTTTGCTATCGGCGCACTGGAGCGCGACGAATGGCTCTGGTGCATGCAACGGGCTCTCGCTGAACAGTCCATACCAGCAGACGTGCGTCACGATCTGTTCGAGAAGCTGAGTAGCCTCGCTGATCACATGCGCAATCAGCCAGATCCTGACGCGCCGGCGCATACGATGCCAATTTTCCCCGCCTGACGCGCTCCGCTACGCCAACTCCAGCTTGAGCGCAGCCAGCAGCGCATCCACGTCGCGCTCGGTATTGAAGAGATGCGTGGAGATGCGGTTGCCATTCAGCATATTGGCTGGAACGACCTTCACCTGGATGTGATGTTTGTCGAAGAGTCGCGTCGCCAGCTCGCCGCTCGGCGCCTCGGGAGGGAGCGAGAACGTCAACTGCGCGGTTGAAAGCGGGCCAGGTGCGGCACTCACGACGGTTGCCTTTGATACACGCTTCATACCGTCGTAGAGGCGGCGGTACAACGTGTTGTTGTGCGCCTCAATGCTCGTGAGTCCAATCGACGAGATGTAATCGATGGCGGCGCCAAGCCCCAGTGCGCTCGGTGTGCTACACACGCCGGTAGAGGCATTGTACGCGCTATGACCGCTTTGTAGCGCAATGGGATCAATGCGCGCACCAACATCGGCGCGAATATACAGCAGGCCGGTTCCCTTGGGTCCGAGGAGCCACTTATGCCCACTGGTGGCGTAGACGTCGCAGCCGAGCGCCGTCATATCGAGAGCGACAGCACCGATTGCTTGTGCGCCGTCCACGACAGATAAGCACTTACGTGAACGCGCCAGCGCCGACAGTTCGGCCACGGGCATCCGCAGCCCCGTGGAGGTGAGGAGATGCGAGAAACTCAACACGCGCGTACGCGGCGTCATCTGCTGGCGGAAGCGCGCGACGATCGCCGACGGATTATTCTCGCCCGGCGGAATAGGCACGACATCGATGATCACGCCGTATCGCCGCGCGACGTAGTCCCAGCAGGCCCGTCCACCGGGATGCTCTTGGTCGGTGGTCAGAATCCGGTCACCGCGCGCGAAGGTGATGCCCTGTGCCACCCAGTTCATTCCTTCTGAGGTGGAGTTGGTGAGCAAGAGCTCGTCGGTGCCACACCCGATGAACGCCGCCGCTTTGGCACGCACCTCCTCCATCTCTTGTTCGTGCTTCCCGTAGCAGACGAGCGTGGGATTGCGTTCGAGTTCCTTCCACGCTTCCATTGTGCGCTCAATGACGGGGCGCGGCGTGGGCCCCAACGAACCCGTTTGCAGATAGACGAGCCCTGGGGCAAAGCCAAAATCATCGGCGGCGGCAAGGCCGCGCCGTATCTCCGTGGCCGTACGACCGATATTTGCCCCTCCGGTGGCGGCCCATGCACGCACAGGAAGCGCGCCGGCTACCGAGAGCGCGCCGAGCGAGGAGAGAAACGCGCGCCGCGTGGGTGAGGGCTGTGTCATGAGGGCCACGGAGAAAGTAGAAAGCGGAGGGGCTCTGCCGCCAAAAGTACGGTACGGTGGAACGAGCGGCAAACGCGCTTCGCGCACACGTAGTTGCCGTTCGCTTCCAAGCCACCGCCAATCGACTAGTGACTCTCCCGAGTCGGCGCCATAACTTTGATATATGTCCGTATTATTTTCCGACGCCTGGGCGCATGCGCTGGGTGACGCGCTGAATGCGAGCGCAGCGTATCGCGACGCCGCCGCAACCTGGGAGGGCGCCCT
This window contains:
- a CDS encoding amidohydrolase family protein; this translates as MRLASAVFTFTAVLAVSQPAFAQQPTNGRGGGRGGNTIAPGESCPPGSTEIRPRLCREPDFPAPSILDYRPHSTLTTPAHKVPQAKYPAIDFHGHPQGLLGSAESIASLGASLDSLNVRMMVAADNMSGDRLQRAMAVINASPKMKDRVRVLAGVNFSNVGPGWAERAIKQLEADVAAGAVGVGEIPKSLGLNVKKPDGSRLKIDDPELDPIWDACARLKLPVFIHTADPQEFFEPIDSKNERWLELALFSDRRYPPERFPKFEDLMTERDNLFRKHPKTTFVAAHMAWYANDLGRLGKLLTDYPNVYTELGAVLYDLGRQPRGAHDFFITYQDRILFGKDSFQPEEYPYYWRVFETHDEYFDYYRGYHAFWKLYGIDLPDAVLKKVYFQNALKLTPGIPQSGWPR
- a CDS encoding aminotransferase class V-fold PLP-dependent enzyme, whose translation is MTQPSPTRRAFLSSLGALSVAGALPVRAWAATGGANIGRTATEIRRGLAAADDFGFAPGLVYLQTGSLGPTPRPVIERTMEAWKELERNPTLVCYGKHEQEMEEVRAKAAAFIGCGTDELLLTNSTSEGMNWVAQGITFARGDRILTTDQEHPGGRACWDYVARRYGVIIDVVPIPPGENNPSAIVARFRQQMTPRTRVLSFSHLLTSTGLRMPVAELSALARSRKCLSVVDGAQAIGAVALDMTALGCDVYATSGHKWLLGPKGTGLLYIRADVGARIDPIALQSGHSAYNASTGVCSTPSALGLGAAIDYISSIGLTSIEAHNNTLYRRLYDGMKRVSKATVVSAAPGPLSTAQLTFSLPPEAPSGELATRLFDKHHIQVKVVPANMLNGNRISTHLFNTERDVDALLAALKLELA
- a CDS encoding MBG domain-containing protein codes for the protein ITTAQGHSLTNVPISWTVTAGGGTIAREDTVGGSLVCNATVGSSFDAVTNTSGKSHACWTLGAIAGTNTVTATASAGGDAPAGVTFVATGTSWTTTAAKAVATLTLSGLDQTYNGDAKSVTVTTTPASLSLVNVTYGGSTTAPKTAGSYAVVATLDNPSYQGTASGTLVIAQASQLPLSITSPAPGAAFGGTVQLSTDGGSGTGTVTYDATGSTACTVTAGGLVSITHGTGTCSVTASKAADTNYGSVSSSAFTLTVSKKNTTITLSNLGYTYDTTPKSATATTDPAGLAGVAITYDASATAPTNAGNYAVAASLDNPDYAAPTVTGTLTIAKANQATLLVNAPPSATFNSGTVQLTTSGGNGGGAVTYDASTTPLVCSVNATSGALTILVGTGSCVVSAAKAGDTNYNGTTSATASITLNKGSQSITFSPLGGKTYGDAAFSVNATASSSLAVSFAAGATDKCTVSGNTVTLTGAGNCTITASQAGNGNFAAATPVPQTFAIAQKAATATAGSGSMNFGSAVPSLPCVVSGLLGSDAVTCSTTVPAITVGTLVTTASLNAAAAATNYLWNYVDGALVVNSLVYTQYNCFASPMTSTAAAAKTAEHNSTVPLKCKLLDGSGRPVSTAKGNLTVQDKGKDGTTNGSTVFSATNVFRYMTSDDADEGQNYYQYNLSTSTNSYTRGHYYLVTATWTDGSTTKGWIFVK
- a CDS encoding multicopper oxidase domain-containing protein; this encodes MHRSKRFAALIPLVLLTAGARPVRAPESIHANENRVAAGTLANGVWTVRLETRTGIWQPEGPEGRAITVGAFAEVGKAATAPGPLIRVRAGTTVHVLLQNNYDAPLTVSGFGKTRGASDSTVIAPHASADLRFVAASPGTYYYTAHRPPQGGNVAPEDLQLGGAIVVDPASGSAADRVFVIGWWLTVDPKSPTGLGRGTMTINGLSWPHTERLDYAQGDSVRWRVVNLTGADHPMHLHGFYFRVNARGDGITDSLYTAEQQKMEVTQIVDPGATMAVAWRATQPGNWIFHCHYATHLSTTVALDTENGEIDESMAEHHMSDRPHQMYGLVMGIRVEPRGVQAAAPTGARPIRLIVREQPKVYGNQPGFSFVLGGTPDELNRDAMPVPGPTLVLERGKPVAITIINHSIDRAAVHWHGIELESYPDGVPGWSGAGTNVLPSIGPGDSITVRFTPPRAGSFMYHSHFNELRQISAGLYGSIVVVEPGTRLNTETDRLLFFGTAGYGINPVFGPYPAFVMNGQTQPEPMNLKVGTKYRFRLFNLAGDEPLLVSLNAGATPTAWLPVAKDGYPLQAAQVKSQAAKLVFDPGEIYDYEFTPTASGELTLSFGPVPDPPGTPPLPPIFQPRAPRVTVQVHVHQ
- a CDS encoding group II truncated hemoglobin, whose amino-acid sequence is MNSDQTPFEMLGGDAAVHQLVDRFYDLMERSPEAAHVRAMHATSLTQSRMKLYLFLSGWLGGPPLYVERYGHPRLRARHLPFAIGALERDEWLWCMQRALAEQSIPADVRHDLFEKLSSLADHMRNQPDPDAPAHTMPIFPA
- the tesB gene encoding acyl-CoA thioesterase II — its product is MPDTTAKLLALLDLEPLEVNIYRGTNRDLGTGRVFGGQVFAQALVAAQRTVEGPRVAHSAHGYFILPGDLSAPIVYFVDRLRDGASFTTRRVTAIQHGRAIFNLSASFHIEEPGLSHHAEMPDVPDPESLAPELSLIREMAHQIPELLRPVLTQDRPIDWRPVQPLSPFESEKRPPVRHTWFRALGTLPDDAWIHQAVLAYASDYGLLPTALQPHGVPFRSRGLQIASLDHSVWMHRAFRVDEWLLYAMDSPVAAGARGFVRGSIYTQSGELVASVAQEGLLRMREPK
- a CDS encoding DinB family protein; protein product: MNLRSLLVLACVSTPLFAQGKPASSPMADARELWKGVTEYIVQSAVDMPEEKFAFKPTPAVRSFGELIGHVAGSQRMFCAIAMGEKPPAEDAVEKAAKTKAALIDAMKSSNAYCAKAYAQTDAASAATVDLFGAPHSRLFTLLENATHDNEHYGNLVTYLRMNNLVPPSSKPAK